From Tautonia rosea, a single genomic window includes:
- a CDS encoding N(4)-(beta-N-acetylglucosaminyl)-L-asparaginase — protein sequence MMEPIDRRSLLSAGVAGLCAATLGLGASPRRDVGKGKPVVVASANGLQTVAKAMDLILVGADPLDAAIEGVAIVEADPNDQSVGYGGMPNEDGVVELDAAVMHGPTANGGAVAALQNIMHPAAVARLVMQRTDHCLLVGEGALRFAQMHGFPEVNLLTEASRKIWLHWKETLSDQDDRFPPPDDQLDPVVQQFFGIRGTGTIHCSALDTHGNLGCVTTTSGLYFKIPGRVGDSPILGAGLYLDNEVGSAGSTGRGEANLLNCSSLRIVEALRAGKAPQDAALEACRQIARTNLNPKLQDDQGRPNFDVTFYCVRKDGNFGGASLWSGARMAVHDGESARLVDCAALYDRKINES from the coding sequence ATGATGGAACCGATTGATCGCCGGAGCTTGCTTTCAGCGGGAGTCGCCGGACTTTGTGCCGCAACGTTGGGCCTTGGTGCTTCTCCCCGACGCGACGTTGGGAAGGGGAAACCCGTTGTGGTTGCCAGCGCCAACGGCTTGCAAACGGTCGCGAAAGCGATGGATCTGATTCTCGTCGGAGCAGATCCACTCGATGCGGCGATCGAAGGGGTCGCAATCGTCGAAGCCGACCCCAATGATCAAAGTGTCGGGTATGGCGGCATGCCCAATGAAGACGGAGTGGTTGAACTCGACGCGGCCGTAATGCACGGTCCAACGGCTAACGGAGGGGCCGTGGCCGCACTTCAAAACATCATGCACCCGGCCGCCGTGGCCCGTCTGGTAATGCAGCGAACCGACCACTGCCTCCTGGTCGGTGAAGGAGCCCTTCGCTTTGCCCAAATGCACGGCTTCCCCGAAGTGAACTTGCTGACCGAAGCATCACGGAAGATCTGGCTCCACTGGAAAGAGACGCTTAGCGATCAGGACGACCGATTTCCTCCGCCCGATGATCAGCTCGATCCCGTTGTTCAACAGTTTTTTGGCATCCGAGGGACCGGAACCATTCACTGCTCGGCCCTGGATACTCACGGAAACCTCGGTTGCGTGACCACGACCTCAGGGCTCTATTTCAAGATTCCTGGCCGGGTGGGAGATTCACCGATCCTTGGTGCCGGGCTCTACCTGGATAACGAGGTCGGCTCCGCCGGTTCCACCGGACGAGGAGAAGCGAACCTGTTGAACTGCTCGAGCCTCCGCATTGTCGAAGCCCTTCGTGCCGGAAAAGCTCCTCAAGACGCCGCGCTCGAAGCGTGCAGGCAGATCGCCCGCACGAACCTGAACCCAAAGCTCCAAGACGACCAGGGACGTCCGAACTTCGATGTGACGTTCTACTGCGTCCGCAAAGACGGGAACTTTGGAGGCGCATCGCTCTGGTCCGGTGCCCGGATGGCGGTTCATGACGGCGAATCCGCCAGGCTCGTCGATTGTGCCGCCCTTTATGACAGGAAAATCAACGAATCATGA